One genomic region from Vitis riparia cultivar Riparia Gloire de Montpellier isolate 1030 chromosome 17, EGFV_Vit.rip_1.0, whole genome shotgun sequence encodes:
- the LOC117904843 gene encoding AP-3 complex subunit delta, whose amino-acid sequence MGSSIMDSLFQRSLEDLIKGIRLNLLTEPTFISKSTDDIRREIKSTDLHTKSVALQKLTYLSALYGLDMSWAAFHVVELMSSSAFAHKKIAYLAAAHSFHAATDVSLLTTHQFRKDLNSANPFEVSLALHCFSIIATPHLARELTPEIFTLLSSSKPSIGKKAVAVILRVFSQYPDAARVCFKRLVENLESSDPHTLSAAMGVFCELAVKDPKSYLPLAPEFYRILVDSRNNWVLIKAVKIFGKLAPLEPRLAMRVVEPICEYMRKTGAKSLMFECVRTVVTSLAEYESAVKLAVVKIRELLVDDDSNLKYLGLQALTVVAPKHLWAVLENKEVVIKSLSDADPNIKLESLRILMVMVSERNVAEISRVLVNYAIKSDPEFCNEILGSILSACSRNVYEIIEDFDWYVSLLGEMSRIPHCQKGEEIEHQLIDIGMRVKDARLQLVRVGRDLLIDPALLGNPFLHRILSAAAWVSGEYVEFSKNPFELMEALLQPRIRLLPPSIRAVYVQSAFKVLIFCLHSYLFYRETIACSPSSPDNFVSESKCPGSDTAIVAADCQQDEVFNPRASNQSFEDASTEDVEDITVTHAQIPNSASLGKDGLTHESIGNLLNLIEVALGPLSGSREVEIQERARNVLGLIELIKQELPGLVKKEGNFEREGLKFPKIIELMHDAFSKELGPVAANAQERVPIPDGLILRENLGDLEMICGNDQLPTSSSFSFGIPHSKEKVGLPQSKGESSEASTESTSLLAEHRKLHGLYYLPSEKNDVSNDYPPANDPKLQDNLNDDAKDLVKLTEQSLLQKKKPNHAKPRPVVVKLDEGDEAPIAAKKLELKEDLLSGAVRDVLLGNEAVSTSQSNLTDKSSSKRRGKEKLNTDHPSGPKEVLGDVGNPNMGNPSSRRSKHHGHGKERRHRSPRKKEKEREENGQKDKQKSSHRHNRHKSRQRAEGPNNVVTQTPVIPDFLL is encoded by the coding sequence ATGGGTTCATCGATCATGGATTCTCTGTTTCAACGCTCCCTCGAAGATCTGATCAAAGGGATTCGCCTTAACCTACTTACCGAACCCACTTTCATCTCCAAATCCACAGACGACATTCGCCGCGAGATCAAGTCCACCGACCTCCACACTAAGTCCGTCGCCCTCCAGAAGCTCACCTACCTCAGCGCCCTGTACGGGCTCGATATGTCTTGGGCCGCTTTCCACGTCGTGGAGCTCATGAGCTCCTCTGCCTTCGCCCACAAGAAGATCGCCTACCTCGCCGCCGCGCACTCCTTCCACGCTGCTACCGATGTCTCCCTCCTCACCACTCATCAGTTCCGTAAGGACCTCAACTCCGCCAACCCCTTCGAGGTAAGCCTCGCCCTCCACTGCTTCTCCATCATCGCCACACCCCACCTCGCTCGCGAATTAACACCGGAAATCTTCACTTTGTTGTCTAGCTCCAAGCCTTCCATTGGAAAAAAGGCTGTGGCGGTCATTTTGAGGGTTTTTAGCCAGTACCCAGATGCGGCTAGGGTTTGTTTTAAGCGTTTGGTTGAGAATTTAGAGAGTTCTGATCCGCATACCTTGTCTGCGGCAATGGGTGTTTTTTGCGAGTTGGCAGTGAAGGACCCTAAATCATATCTGCCCCTGGCGCCAGAGTTTTATAGGATATTGGTGGATTCTAGGAACAATTGGGTATTAATTAAGGCGGTTAAGATATTTGGGAAGTTAGCACCATTGGAGCCAAGGTTGGCAATGAGGGTTGTGGAGCCAATTTGTGAGTATATGAGGAAAACCGGGGCAAAATCATTGATGTTTGAGTGTGTGAGGACTGTGGTGACTAGCTTGGCCGAGTATGAGTCTGCAGTGAAGCTTGCAGTTGTGAAGATTCGGGAATTGTTAGTGGATGATGATTCTAATCTTAAGTACCTCGGGTTGCAGGCGCTGACAGTTGTTGCACCAAAGCACCTGTGGGCGGTTTTGGAGAATAAGGAGGTGGTGATTAAATCTTTGAGTGATGCTGACCCCAATATTAAACTTGAGTCACTGCGCATTCTGATGgtaatggtgtctgagagaaaTGTGGCTGAAATTTCCAGGGTTTTGGTTAATTATGCTATTAAATCAGACCCAGAGTTTTGCAATGAGATTCTGGGTTCCATTTTATCAGCTTGTTCTAGGAATGTTTATGAGATAATTGAGGACTTTGATTGGTATGTATCACTTCTTGGGGAAATGTCGAGGATTCCACATTGCCAGAAGGGTGAAGAGATTGAGCATCAACTTATTGATATTGGTATGAGGGTGAAGGATGCTAGACTGCAGCTTGTTCGTGTTGGCCGGGATCTACTGATTGATCCTGCATTACTTGGTAATCCTTTCTTACACAGGATATTGTCTGCTGCTGCTTGGGTTTCAGGGGAGTATGTTGAATTTTCGAAGAATCCATTTGAACTTATGGAGGCTCTGTTACAACCACGTATTCGTCTCTTGCCTCCATCAATAAGGGCTGTTTATGTTCAGTCTGCTTTTAAAGTACTTATCTTTTGTCTACATTCCTACCTCTTTTACAGGGAAACCATTGCTTGCTCCCCCTCATCTCCTGACAATTTTGTCTCTGAAAGTAAATGCCCAGGTTCTGATACAGCAATTGTTGCAGCTGATTGCCAACAAGATGAAGTGTTCAACCCAAGGGCTTCAAATCAATCCTTTGAAGATGCTTCTACAGAAGATGTTGAAGATATAACTGTTACTCATGCTCAGATACCTAATTCAGCCTCTTTAGGAAAAGATGGTTTGACACATGAATCAATTGGGAACCTGTTGAATCTAATTGAAGTGGCTTTGGGTCCACTATCAGGAAGCCGAGAAGTAGAAATACAGGAGAGGGCGCGAAATGTACTTGGTTTAATTGAGTTGATAAAACAAGAGTTACCTGGCTTAGTCAAGAAAGAAGGGAATTTTGAGAGGGAAGGCTTAAAATTTCCCAAAATCATTGAGTTAATGCATGATGCATTCTCCAAGGAGCTTGGTCCAGTCGCAGCAAATGCGCAAGAAAGAGTTCCTATCCCTGATGGGCTAATACTTAGGGAGAATCTTGGTGACTTGGAAATGATTTGTGGCAATGATCAGCTGCCTACATCaagttcattttcttttggaaTTCCTCATTCTAAGGAGAAGGTTGGTCTTCCCCAAAGCAAAGGAGAATCATCTGAAGCATCAACTGAGTCGACATCTCTGCTTGCAGAACACCGCAAGCTTCATGGACTATATTATCTTCCTTCAGAGAAGAATGATGTATCCAATGATTACCCACCTGCTAATGACCCTAAGTTGCAGGATAATCTGAATGATGATGCTAAAGATCTTGTTAAGCTTACAGAGCAGTCacttcttcaaaagaaaaagccaAACCATGCAAAACCTAGGCCGGTGGTGGTAAAATTGGATGAGGGTGATGAAGCACCTATTGCAGCCAAGAAGCTGGAGTTGAAAGAGGATTTGTTGTCTGGTGCGGTGCGAGATGTACTTTTAGGTAATGAAGCTGTATCCACTTCACAAAGTAATCTGACCGATAAATCATCCAGTAAGAGAAGAGGGAAGGAAAAACTAAATACTGATCATCCATCTGGTCCAAAAGAAGTTCTGGGTGATGTAGGAAATCCTAATATGGGAAATCCAAGTTCAAGAAGAAGCAAACACCATGGTCATGGTAAAGAGAGACGGCATAGAAGTCCgaggaagaaggagaaggaaagagaagaaaatggtcAGAAAGACAAGCAGAAGAGTAGTCATCGTCATAATAGGCACAAATCTCGTCAAAGAGCGGAAGGGCCCAACAATGTGGTTACACAAACACCAGTGATCCCGGATTTTCTTTTATAg
- the LOC117904241 gene encoding uncharacterized protein LOC117904241: MAINICSETSPRISFSNDFCQADVASIDHCKSRNSELSSLDSSPDFDFCVSTSFEHESSSADELFSNGIILPIKIQERTVAPRSVASLPPLPSPSTNESLKKESSKGIAVSSCESQEKLQSSKSFWPFKRSSSLNCDNVHRRSLMCSLPLLSRSNSTGSVQNSKRTSKQNSQKQPSMAKSSSSSSSASSTNFYTYPVPQKPPLKKNYGGSYGNGVWISPVINVSPAYISKGTANLFGLGSLFRNGKEKKSKK; this comes from the coding sequence ATGGCAATCAACATCTGCTCTGAAACTAGTCctagaatttcattttctaatgaTTTTTGTCAAGCAGATGTTGCATCCATTGATCACTGCAAATCTAGGAATTCAGAGTTGTCCAGCTTGGACTCGAGTCCTGATTTTGATTTCTGTGTCAGCACCAGCTTTGAGCATGAGTCCTCCTCAGCTGATGAGCTTTTCTCAAATGGTATCATCCTTCCCATCAAAATTCAGGAAAGAACGGTTGCTCCAAGATCTGTTGCTTCGCTTCCTCCTCTTCCTAGTCCTAGTACTAATGAGAGTTTGAAGAAAGAGAGCTCAAAGGGGATCGCAGTATCAAGCTGTGAGTCTCAGGAGAAGCTTCAATCATCCAAGTCCTTTTGGCCATTCAAGAGGAGTAGTAGTCTCAATTGTGATAATGTTCATAGGAGGAGCTTAATGTGCTCTCTTCCACTTTTATCGCGAAGCAATTCAACTGGTTCGGTACAAAATTCAAAGCGAACATCCAAGCAGAATTCACAGAAGCAGCCATCAATGGCaaagtcatcatcatcatcgtcctCGGCATCTTCTACTAATTTTTATACCTATCCAGTGCCGCAGAAGCCTCCCTTGAAGAAGAATTATGGAGGGTCTTATGGCAATGGTGTTTGGATTAGCCCAGTAATAAACGTGTCTCCTGCATATATTTCCAAAGGAACTGCAAATCTCTTTGGTTTGGGCTCTTTGTTTCGCaatggaaaagagaagaagagtaAGAAATGA
- the LOC117904326 gene encoding uncharacterized protein LOC117904326: protein MAKARDRSSKPLHNFSLPRLKWGNQRFLRCMKVSPNTSNSSSSLIPTSVISFQNAETDANGGIEAIHQKLMLDLREAADKMRLSILEDDSERPWNLRTRKAACKVPCEAAVVEKKKKRERPKFSVSLSREEVSDDFMAMVGTRPPRRPKKRARIVQKQLDSIFPGLWLTEITLDTYKLPDLPESTKV from the exons ATGGCCAAAGCGCGTGACCGATCATCCAAGCCTCTCCACAACTTCTCCTTACCACGCTTGAAATGGGGCAATCAGAGATTCCTTAGATGCATGAAAGTCTCTCCAAATACCTCTAATTCTTCATCTTCCCTCATACCCACATCTGTGATTTCGTTCCAAAACGCCGAGACCGACGCCAATGGTGGAATCGAAGCCATTCACCAGAAACTCATGCTCGATCTCAGAGAGGCCGCCGACAAGATGAGACTCTCCATTTTGGAGGACGATTCAGAGAGGCCTTGGAATCTCAGGACTCGGAAAGCGGCTTGTAAGGTCCCCTGTGAGGCGGCTGTAgtggagaaaaagaagaaaagagagagaccGAAGTTTTCGGTGTCCCTGTCGAGAGAGGAGGTGAGCGATGATTTTATGGCGATGGTTGGTACGCGGCCGCCGAGAAGGCCCAAGAAAAGGGCGAGGATAGTGCAGAAGCAGTTGGAT TCAATTTTTCCGGGTTTGTGGCTGACAGAAATAACACTTGATACATACAAACTCCCCGACTTACCTGAATCAACAAAG GTATAG
- the LOC117904648 gene encoding LOW QUALITY PROTEIN: zinc finger protein BRUTUS-like (The sequence of the model RefSeq protein was modified relative to this genomic sequence to represent the inferred CDS: inserted 1 base in 1 codon; substituted 1 base at 1 genomic stop codon): MATPLTGVAVFSSHVNSSSSSSSSKSCSNNSELKSPILIFSFFHKAIRVELDALHQSAMAFATGQRADIRPLFKRYHFLRSIYKHHCNAEDEVIFPALDIRVKNVAQTYSLEHKGESDLFDHLFELLKLNMQNDESFPRELASCTGALQTSVSQHMSKEEEQVFPLLTEKFSFEEQASLVWQFFCSIPVNMMAKFLPWLSSSISPDEYQDMLKCLYKIVPEEKLFRQVIFTWIEARNWANTVENCTDDPQLQCCKGSSTSTFIQQMDKINCACESSNVGKRKYLESSDVFDTGGIHPINEILHWHNAIRRELRAISEEARKIQRSGNFTNLSSFNERLHFIAEVCIFHSIAEDKVIFPAVDGELSFFQGHAEEDSKFNEIRCLIENIQSAGANSTSAAEFYGELCSHADKIMETIKRHFDNEEVQVLPLARKHFSFKRQRELLYQSLCMMPLRLIERVLPWLVGSLTDDEAKNFLKNMHLAAPASDTALVTLFSGWACKARAKGVCLSSSAIGCCPAKEITDIEEDFVRPQCGCTSXLVSXRTPSICSNRWEQKTVKRNSSVPCKNDQATDSSEMISADELSSSNWSCCVPDLGVNGNNLGLGCLSTVKFLRPLSFSSSAPSLNSSLFIWETDSSSSHIGCTERPIDTIFKFHKAISKDLEYLDVESGKLIDCDETFLQQFIGRFRLLWGLYRAHSNAEDEIVFPALESKEALHNVSHSYMLDHKQEENLFEDIASVLSELSLLHEDLKRASMTENLNRSHDGKHLRKYIELATKLQGMCKSIRVTLDQHIFREELELWPLFGQHFSVEEQDKIVGRIIGTTGAEVLQSMLPWVTSALTQDEQNKMMDTWKQATKNTMFNEWLNECWKGTPVSPLKTETLESSIPEKGIYSQENLDENDQMFKPGWKDIFRMNQSELESEIRKVYRDSTLDPRRKAYLVQNLMTSRWIAAQQKLPQEIMGESSNGEDVHGLSPSYWDPGKQVFGCEHYKRNCKLRAACCGKLFTCRFCHDEVSDHSMDRKATSEMMCMRCLKIQAVGPICKTPSCNGLSMAKYYCSICKFFDDERTVYHCPFCNLCRLGKGLGIDYFHCMTCNCCLGMKLVNHKCLEKGLETNCPICCDFLFTSSAAVRALPCGHFMHSACFQAYTCSHYTCPICSKSLGDMAVYFGMLDALLVAEELPEEYRDRCQDILCNDCGRKGTSRFHWLYHKCGFCGSYNTRVIKTEATNSDCPTSNQ; encoded by the exons ATGGCAACGCCACTAACGGGCGTTGCAGTGTTTTCAAGCCACGTGAATTCGTCGTCTTCGTCTTCCTCCTCCAAGTCTTGCTCGAACAATTCTGAGCTGAAATCCCCAATTCTAATCTTCTCGTTCTTCCACAAAGCAATACGTGTGGAGCTCGATGCGCTTCACCAATCCGCCATGGCGTTTGCCACTGGACAGCGGGCAGATATTCGTCCCTTGTTCAAGCGCTACCACTTCTTGAGATCAATCTATAAGCACCACTGCAATGCGGAGGATGAG GTCATCTTTCCAGCTCTTGATATACGTGTGAAGAATGTAGCACAAACATACTCCCTTGAACACAAGGGTGAAAGTGACCTTTTTGATCATTTATTTGAGCTGCTAAAGTTAAATATGCAAAATGATGAAAGTTTTCCACGGGAATTGGCGTCTTGTACGGGAGCCCTTCAGACATCAGTTAGTCAGCACATGTCCAAGGAAGAGGAGcag GTCTTCCCTTTGCTTACAGAGAAGTTCTCATTTGAAGAGCAGGCATCATTAGTTTGGCAGTTTTTTTGCAGCATTCCTGTGAATATGATGGCAAAGTTCCTTCCATGGCTTTCATCCTCTATTTCACCTGATGAATATCAGGATATGCTGAAGTGCTTATACAAGATAGTCCCAGAAGAGAAACTTTTTCGACAG GTTATTTTCACCTGGATAGAAGCGAGAAACTGGGCTAACACAGTTGAAAATTGTACTGATGATCCTCAGCTCCAGTGTTGTAAAGGTTCTAGTACTAGCACATTTATCCAACAGATGGACAAAATAAATTGTGCATGTGAGTCCTCCAACGTTGGGAAAAGGAAATATTTGGAGTCTAGTGATGTTTTCGATACCGGTGGGATACATCCAATAAATGAGATATTGCATTGGCATAATGCTATTAGAAGAGAGTTGAGAGCTATATCTGAGGAGGCTAGGAAGATACAACGTTCAGGAAATTTTACTAATTTATCATCCTTCAACGAGAGGTTGCATTTTATTGCTGAAGTTTGCATCTTTCAcag CATTGCTGAAGATAAGGTAATATTCCCTGCAGTAGATGGAGAACTCTCCTTTTTCCAAGGGCATGCTGAAGAAGATAGTAAATTCAATGAGATTAGGTGCttgattgaaaatattcaaaGTGCAGGAGCAAATTCTACATCAGCTGCTGAATTTTATGGGGAGTTATGCTCACATGCTGACAAAATAATGGAAACTATAAAGAGACATTTCGACAATGAAGAAGTCCAG GTTCTTCCACTTGCTCGGAAGCATTTTAGCTTCAAAAGGCAGCGGGAACTTTTGTATCAAAGCTTGTGCATGATGCCATTGAGATTGATTGAGCGTGTTTTGCCATGGCTGGTAGGATCATTAACTGATGATGAAGCCAAGaactttcttaaaaatatgCATTTAGCAG CTCCAGCATCAGATACTGCTCTAGTAACACTTTTTTCTGGTTGGGCTTGCAAAGCTCGTGCAAAGGGTGTATGTTTGTCCTCAAGTGCAATTGGTTGCTGTCCTGCAAAAGAAATCACTGATATTGAAGAAGATTTTGTTCGACCACAATGTGGATGCACTT AACTTGTCTCCTAGAGAACACCCAGTATTTGTTCAAATAGATGGGAACAGAAGACCGTCAAACGGAATTCATCAGTACCGTGCAAAAATGACCAAGCAACTGATTCTTCAGAGATGATAAGTGCTGATGAACTGTCTTCTAGTAATTGGTCTTGTTGTGTCCCAGATTTAGGTGTAAACGGTAATAATCTGGGATTGGGTTGTCTTTCTACGGTGAAATTTTTGCGTCCCTTGTCGTTCAGTTCTTCTGCTCCTTCTCTTAACTCCAGTCTCTTTATCTGGGAAACAGATAGTAGCTCTTCTCATATTGGGTGCACAGAGCGGCCAATTGATAccatatttaaatttcataaagcCATTAGCAAAGACTTGGAGTATTTGGATGTTGAATCGGGAAAGCTTATTGATTGTGATGAGACATTCCTTCAGCAGTTCATTGGAAGATTCCGTTTATTGTGGGGCTTATACAGGGCTCATAGTAATGCAGAGGATGAAATAGTTTTTCCAGCATTGGAATCCAAAGAGGCACTTCACAATGTAAGTCACTCATACATGCTTGACCACAAGCAggaggaaaatttatttgaagatattGCTTCTGTCCTTTCTGAGCTTTCACTCCTTCATGAAGACCTGAAAAGAGCCAGTATGACAGAGAATCTAAACAGGAGTCATGATGGCAAGCATCTGAGAAAGTACATTGAATTGGCTACAAAACTTCAAGGCATGTGCAAATCTATAAGAGTCACACTGGATCAGCATATTTTCAGGGAAGAACTTGAGCTGTGGCCACTGTTTGGCCAACATTTTTCTGTGGAGGAACAGGACAAAATTGTTGGCCGCATTATTGGGACTACAGGAGCTGAAGTCCTCCAATCAATGTTGCCATGGGTGACTTCTGCACTTACTCAGGATGAGCAGAATAAAATGATGGACACATGGAAGCAGGCAACTAAGAACACAATGTTCAACGAGTGGCTCAATGAATGCTGGAAAGGAACTCCAGTGTCACCTTTAAAGACTGAAACATTGGAAAGTAGCATTCCTGAAAAAG GTATCTATTCCCAAGAAAACTTGGATGAGAATGATCAGATGTTCAAGCCAGGGTGGAAAGATATTTTTCGTATGAATCAAAGTGAGCTTGAATCAGAGATCAGAAAGGTTTATCGGGACTCAACTCTTGATCCAAGGCGAAAAGCATATCTTGTTCAAAATCTTATGACTAG TCGCTGGATAGCTGCTCAACAGAAGTTGCCTCAAGAAATAATGGGGGAAAGTTCTAATGGTGAAGATGTACATGGACTATCACCATCGTATTGGGATCCAGGGAAACAGGTCTTTGGGTGTGAACACTACAAAAGGAATTGCAAACTCCGTGCTGCTTGCTGTGGCAAGTTGTTCACTTGCAGATTCTGCCATGATGAAGTGAGCGATCACTCAATGGAtag AAAAGCAACATCAGAAATGATGTGCATGCGCTGCCTGAAGATTCAAGCAGTTGGACCAATCTGCAAGACACCTTCATGCAATGGACTTTCAATGGCCAAGTACTATTGCAgtatatgtaaattttttgaTGATGAAAG GACCGTATATCATTGTCCATTTTGCAATTTATGTCGCCTTGGGAAGGGTCTTGGGATTGACTATTTTCATTGCATGACATGCAATTGTTGCCTGGGGATGAAGTTAGTGAACCACAAGTGTCTGGAGAAAGGTTTAGAAACAAATTGTCCTATTTGCTGTGATTTCTTGTTCACATCAAGTGCTGCAGTCAGAGCTCTACCCTGTGGCCATTTCATGCATTCAGCTTGCTTTCAg GCATACACTTGCAGTCACTACACCTGTCCTATTTGTAGCAAATCCTTGGGAGATATGGCG GTTTATTTTGGCATGCTTGATGCTTTGTTGGTCGCTGAGGAGCTTCCAGAGGAATATAGAGATCGTTGTCAG GACATACTTTGCAACGACTGTGGTCGAAAAGGCACATCACGCTTCCACTGGCTGTATCACAAGTGTGGTTTTTGTGGATCATACAATACCCGGGTGATAAAGACAGAGGCAACCAATTCTGATTGCCCCACATCAAACCAGTGA